A window from Syntrophorhabdales bacterium encodes these proteins:
- a CDS encoding aspartate-semialdehyde dehydrogenase, which translates to MKEFNVAVVGATGAVGNEMIETLQHRKFPVRSLKLLASERSLGVSLSYKGEDVPVDVLKEDSFKGIQIGLFSAGGSISQKFAPIAAAEGCVVIDNTSAFRMDPDVPLVVPEVNAHAIKDYGKKGIIANPNCSTIQMVVALKPLHDAARIKRIVVSTYQAVSGTGKKAIYELETQVRALFNNQDIEKKVYPHQIAFNCLPHIDVFLENGYTKEEMKMVNETKKIMEDETIQVTATTVRVPVFYGHSESVNIEFEKELTPEAARKLLTSAPGVKVVDDPKKNEYPLAIYAAGKDETFVGRIRKDESVKYGLNMWVVADNIRKGAALNAVQIAEILAEKYL; encoded by the coding sequence ATGAAAGAGTTTAATGTTGCGGTTGTGGGCGCCACGGGCGCTGTCGGAAATGAGATGATAGAGACGCTCCAGCACAGGAAATTTCCGGTAAGGAGCCTCAAGCTCCTTGCCTCGGAGCGAAGCCTCGGTGTGAGCCTTTCGTACAAGGGTGAGGATGTACCGGTCGATGTCCTGAAAGAGGATTCGTTTAAAGGCATTCAGATCGGTCTTTTCTCTGCGGGCGGCTCGATAAGCCAGAAGTTTGCGCCCATAGCGGCCGCAGAAGGCTGCGTGGTGATCGATAACACGAGTGCATTCAGAATGGATCCGGATGTTCCCCTAGTTGTGCCGGAAGTAAACGCGCATGCGATCAAGGACTACGGGAAGAAAGGAATCATCGCCAATCCCAACTGTTCAACCATACAGATGGTCGTTGCGCTCAAACCCCTGCACGATGCCGCAAGGATCAAACGCATTGTGGTCTCGACCTATCAGGCGGTCTCTGGAACAGGCAAGAAAGCCATATACGAACTGGAGACACAGGTGCGGGCCCTCTTCAACAATCAAGACATCGAGAAAAAGGTCTATCCCCACCAGATAGCTTTTAACTGCCTGCCGCACATCGATGTCTTTCTTGAAAACGGATACACCAAGGAAGAGATGAAGATGGTCAACGAGACCAAGAAGATCATGGAGGATGAGACCATCCAGGTGACTGCCACGACCGTCAGGGTGCCGGTCTTTTATGGTCATTCAGAATCGGTCAATATTGAGTTTGAAAAAGAGCTGACGCCTGAAGCAGCGCGGAAGCTTCTCACATCCGCGCCCGGGGTGAAGGTTGTAGACGATCCGAAAAAGAATGAGTATCCGCTTGCCATTTACGCGGCAGGCAAAGATGAAACATTTGTGGGCCGCATACGCAAGGACGAATCGGTTAAGTACGGGCTTAACATGTGGGTTGTTGCAGACAACATTAGAAAAGGCGCGGCTCTCAACGCCGTGCAGATTGCCGAGATACTGGCGGAGAAGTATTTGTAA
- a CDS encoding 3-isopropylmalate dehydratase small subunit — protein sequence MILKGKVWKFGDNIDTDIIIPARYLAYTDPKVLGSHCMEPLSPDFHKKVAKGDIIVGGSNFGCGSSREHAPIAILALGIPVVIAKSFARIFYRNSFNKGLALLEADIVDRVKGGDVLEVDLSAGRIKGPGIDVMAKPIPPFMIELINDGGLMNYLKKKLETRA from the coding sequence ATGATCTTGAAAGGCAAAGTCTGGAAGTTCGGAGACAACATTGATACAGACATCATCATCCCGGCGCGCTATCTTGCGTACACGGACCCTAAGGTGCTTGGTTCGCATTGCATGGAGCCTCTTTCGCCTGACTTCCATAAAAAGGTTGCCAAGGGGGATATTATAGTGGGTGGTTCCAATTTCGGATGCGGCTCGTCTCGTGAGCATGCTCCCATAGCAATTCTGGCTCTCGGGATCCCGGTGGTGATCGCGAAAAGTTTTGCACGGATCTTTTACAGAAATTCGTTTAACAAGGGGCTCGCACTGCTCGAAGCTGACATTGTCGATAGAGTGAAAGGCGGGGACGTACTGGAGGTTGATCTTTCAGCAGGCAGAATCAAAGGGCCTGGTATAGACGTGATGGCAAAGCCAATTCCACCGTTTATGATCGAGTTGATCAATGATGGTGGATTGATGAATTATCTCAAAAAGAAACTGGAGACAAGAGCATGA
- the leuC gene encoding 3-isopropylmalate dehydratase large subunit, producing MGMTITEKILAAHAGKSFVEPGEIIDAKLDIALANDITAPLSLEEFDKVGAKGVFDPEKVVLVLDHFTPTKDIISAENCKTIREFAHKYGITNFYEGGACGIEHALLPEEGLVLPGDVVIGADSHTCTYGAVGAFATGVGSTDLTYGMVTGTLWLKVPESIKFVCHGKWQKWATGKDLILYIIGRIGVEGALYAAMEFHGEAIAALSMDSRFTIANMAIEAGGKNGIFHVDKKTEEFVSGRAKRPYKVYESDKDAKYREIHEVDVSKMGLQVALPFLPSNAKDVREVKNIAIDQSVIGSCTNGRLEDLSIAAEILRGHKVAKGVRCIVIPATPKIYREALNRGYFEIFLDAGCIISPPTCGPCLGGHMGVLAGGERSVSTTNRNFVGRMGHHESEVYLAGAAVAAASAIKGEIAHPEEVL from the coding sequence ATGGGAATGACGATCACGGAAAAGATACTGGCAGCGCATGCAGGAAAATCGTTTGTGGAGCCTGGAGAAATCATTGACGCAAAGCTGGACATTGCATTGGCAAACGATATCACGGCTCCGCTCTCACTCGAAGAGTTCGACAAGGTCGGCGCAAAGGGTGTATTCGATCCTGAAAAAGTAGTTCTTGTACTTGACCATTTTACGCCGACCAAAGACATCATCTCCGCTGAGAACTGCAAAACCATCAGAGAGTTTGCGCACAAATACGGCATCACCAATTTCTACGAGGGCGGTGCCTGCGGCATCGAGCATGCGCTGCTGCCGGAAGAAGGGCTGGTGCTTCCCGGCGATGTGGTAATCGGCGCGGACAGCCACACCTGCACTTACGGTGCCGTAGGAGCTTTTGCAACGGGTGTTGGAAGCACTGATCTGACGTACGGCATGGTAACCGGTACTCTCTGGCTCAAAGTGCCGGAGAGCATAAAGTTCGTCTGCCACGGGAAATGGCAGAAATGGGCAACGGGCAAGGATCTGATCCTTTACATCATCGGCCGTATTGGCGTCGAGGGCGCGCTCTATGCGGCAATGGAATTTCATGGGGAAGCGATTGCCGCGCTCTCGATGGACTCGCGGTTCACGATTGCAAACATGGCCATAGAGGCGGGCGGGAAAAACGGCATATTCCACGTTGACAAGAAGACCGAGGAGTTCGTTTCGGGCCGCGCGAAAAGGCCTTACAAGGTTTATGAAAGTGACAAGGACGCGAAGTACCGCGAAATCCACGAGGTCGATGTCAGCAAGATGGGACTTCAGGTTGCGCTTCCCTTTCTGCCGTCGAATGCGAAAGATGTTCGTGAAGTGAAAAACATTGCAATCGATCAGTCGGTCATCGGCTCATGCACCAACGGCAGGCTGGAAGACTTGAGTATAGCAGCGGAGATTCTCCGCGGTCACAAAGTGGCCAAAGGTGTGCGCTGCATAGTCATCCCTGCCACGCCGAAGATTTACCGGGAGGCACTCAATCGCGGCTACTTCGAAATATTTCTCGATGCCGGCTGCATCATCTCGCCGCCTACGTGCGGTCCGTGCCTGGGCGGCCACATGGGCGTGCTGGCCGGCGGTGAACGCTCTGTCTCTACCACGAACCGCAATTTTGTCGGAAGGATGGGGCATCATGAGAGCGAAGTCTATCTGGCTGGAGCTGCTGTTGCCGCAGCGAGCGCGATCAAAGGAGAGATAGCCCATCCGGAGGAGGTCCTATGA
- a CDS encoding 2-isopropylmalate synthase codes for MSTKILIFDTTLRDGEQSPGATMNTQEKLLVAKQLEKLGVDVIEAGFPIASEDDFNAVSMIAKTIKNCQVAGLCRANSLDIDRAWEAVKSAKYPRIHTFISTSDIHLKYQLKKTRKQVLEDAVAAVKRACSYCDNVEFSAMDATRSDTDYLIKVVQAAVNAGAKVINIPDTVGYIMPFEFGQLIRTIMEHVKGIEGVIVSVHCHNDLGLAVANSLAAVKEGARQVECTINGLGERAGNASLEEIVMAIKTRKEAFGCHTGIATEQLYPASRLVSKITGITCQPNKAIVGANAFAHESGIHQDGLLKDKLTYEIMTPQSVGIPESNIVLGKHSGRHAFRDRITELGYVLTEEELNLAFKRFKALCDVKKYVYDEDIEMIIMDEIYKIPEKYKLSYVTVVCGNMTVPTATVRVEIDGAVHQEAGFGDGPVDATFKAIRRIIKTESKVAKFYINAITGGTDAQGEAFVKLEEKGVSVIGKGVDTDIVVASGKAYVNALNKLEFVKRRKVETL; via the coding sequence ATGTCAACTAAGATCCTCATTTTCGACACGACCTTAAGGGACGGAGAGCAGTCGCCCGGCGCTACGATGAACACGCAGGAGAAACTACTCGTAGCTAAGCAGTTGGAGAAACTGGGTGTGGACGTGATCGAAGCCGGGTTTCCGATCGCATCAGAGGATGATTTCAACGCTGTTTCGATGATCGCCAAAACAATCAAGAACTGCCAGGTCGCCGGCCTTTGCCGCGCCAATAGCCTTGATATAGACAGGGCCTGGGAGGCAGTAAAATCGGCAAAGTACCCCAGGATCCATACGTTCATATCCACGTCAGACATTCACCTCAAGTATCAGCTGAAGAAGACCAGAAAGCAGGTCCTGGAAGATGCGGTGGCAGCGGTCAAGCGAGCCTGCTCCTATTGCGACAATGTTGAGTTTTCTGCAATGGACGCCACTCGAAGCGATACGGATTACCTCATAAAGGTAGTGCAGGCAGCGGTGAACGCCGGCGCAAAGGTGATCAACATCCCTGATACGGTAGGCTACATTATGCCCTTCGAATTCGGTCAGCTGATAAGGACCATTATGGAACATGTGAAGGGCATCGAGGGCGTGATTGTCAGCGTCCACTGCCACAACGACCTGGGCCTCGCCGTGGCCAATTCCCTCGCCGCAGTGAAAGAGGGCGCCCGCCAGGTGGAGTGCACCATCAACGGCCTTGGCGAACGCGCAGGCAATGCATCCCTTGAAGAGATCGTGATGGCGATCAAGACCCGCAAAGAGGCATTCGGCTGTCACACCGGAATTGCAACGGAACAACTCTATCCAGCGAGCCGTCTCGTCTCAAAGATTACCGGCATCACGTGCCAGCCGAACAAGGCGATCGTGGGAGCCAATGCCTTTGCGCACGAATCAGGCATCCACCAGGACGGGCTTCTCAAGGACAAGCTCACCTACGAGATCATGACACCCCAGTCTGTGGGGATTCCGGAAAGCAACATTGTGCTCGGCAAGCATTCGGGACGTCATGCCTTCAGAGACCGGATCACTGAACTGGGTTACGTCCTGACGGAAGAGGAGTTGAATCTCGCGTTCAAGCGGTTCAAGGCTCTCTGCGACGTGAAGAAGTACGTCTATGACGAAGACATTGAAATGATCATCATGGACGAGATCTACAAGATACCCGAGAAGTATAAGCTCTCCTACGTGACCGTTGTCTGCGGCAACATGACGGTGCCGACTGCAACAGTTCGGGTAGAGATCGACGGCGCAGTGCATCAGGAAGCAGGGTTTGGGGACGGGCCGGTTGACGCCACGTTCAAGGCGATACGGCGCATCATCAAGACCGAGAGCAAGGTGGCCAAGTTCTATATCAACGCCATCACCGGCGGCACCGATGCCCAGGGAGAGGCCTTTGTCAAGCTGGAGGAGAAGGGGGTCTCCGTGATCGGCAAAGGAGTGGACACAGATATCGTCGTGGCCTCGGGCAAGGCATATGTTAACGCCCTCAACAAGCTCGAGTTCGTAAAACGAAGAAAGGTGGAGACGCTGTAA